TCTTTTAGCTGCTGCTCTATATTTTCAAGCTCTTTTTCTTTTTCTGATATTTTTTTATCAATTTCTTCTTTTTCTTTATCTATAATCTGTTGTAATTTTTGCTCTTCTTCTTTGAGTTTTTCTACCTCTTCCATCAGGGATAAAATCTCATCCTCAACTTCCATTATCATCTCTTCTATCTGGGCTTTTTCTCTGAGAAGGGCTTTGTATTCTTCGTTGGTTCTAACCCTTTCCAGTGCTTCCTGTATTTTTTGAATTCTGTCTTCATAACTCTGGATATCCAGCTCTTTTTCCCTTTTCAGGGCTTCAGCTTTTTTTAGGTCTGTATGGATTTTTTCAAATCTGAAAATCAGTTCTTCCTTTTGTTTTTTTAAGGCTTCTATTTCCTGTGGTATCTGCTCTTTGAGTTTTTTTAGTTTTGAAATTTGCTGGTCTATTTCTTGAAGTTCAAGTAAAAGTTGTATATCAGTATCCATCTTATCTCCAATTTAATTTTTAACTATATCTATAATATACTTTTATCCGAAGGTTAATCAATAGTAGTATGCTCAGAAACAACCATCTAAAAAGTAGTGAAAACAAAATTCAGCAGCGACTACAAGATAAATTTAAAGTATTTTCTTAC
This genomic window from Persephonella sp. contains:
- a CDS encoding C4-type zinc ribbon domain-containing protein; the protein is MDTDIQLLLELQEIDQQISKLKKLKEQIPQEIEALKKQKEELIFRFEKIHTDLKKAEALKREKELDIQSYEDRIQKIQEALERVRTNEEYKALLREKAQIEEMIMEVEDEILSLMEEVEKLKEEEQKLQQIIDKEKEEIDKKISEKEKELENIEQQLKELEEKRKDVASRIKPQLLSRYELVKNKKGTAIAIIDSDTCTGCFLIIPPKVYSSVVKGEGLLTCPHCGRFLYYQPK